One stretch of Arachis hypogaea cultivar Tifrunner chromosome 20, arahy.Tifrunner.gnm2.J5K5, whole genome shotgun sequence DNA includes these proteins:
- the LOC112784877 gene encoding fasciclin-like arabinogalactan protein 11 — protein sequence MKQSIIFSLLLVLLSPIFSTITLAQSPAAAPKPPTKPKPAPAAPAAAPVKPLVPSLPQSPTSDTSSGEDIVKILRKAKNFNTMIRLFKTTQIINQVNAQLVTSKTGGLTIFAPDDGAFSNLKAGFFNSLSDRQQKALIQFHVLPVYVSSSNFDSLSNPVLTLASDSPNGYQLNVTAYGNSVNISTGVVNATLTGIVYSDKVLAIYHVDKVLIPLDFSKPKPIAPAPALAISPKADKDNSTAEDTDQGDSTKENSGALKLLGVQGTMLVSIGVAFAAALTIFS from the coding sequence ATGAAGCAAAGTATCATCTTTTCACTTCTTTTAGTACTACTTTCTCCCATATTTTCCACCATCACTTTAGCACAATCACCTGCTGCAGCTCCTAAACCCCCAACAAAACCAAAACCTGCACCAGCAGCACCAGCTGCAGCGCCAGTGAAGCCATTAGTCCCATCACTTCCACAGTCACCTACATCCGATACTTCTTCGGGCGAAGACATCGTCAAGATCCTAAGGAAAGCGAAGAACTTCAACACAATGATCCGTTTATTCAAGACCACCCAAATCATCAACCAAGTCAATGCACAACTGGTGACATCAAAGACCGGAGGCTTAACCATCTTCGCACCGGACGATGGTGCCTTCTCTAATCTCAAAGCAGGGTTCTTCAACTCCCTAAGCGATCGCCAACAAAAGGCATTGATACAATTCCATGTTCTTCCAGTTTATGTATCAAGCTCCAATTTTGATTCTCTTAGCAACCCTGTTTTGACTCTGGCCAGTGATAGCCCCAATGGTTACCAACTTAATGTGACTGCATATGGTAACAGTGTGAATATCTCAACTGGGGTAGTGAATGCAACACTCACAGGGATTGTTTACTCTGATAAGGTGCTTGCTATTTACCATGTTGATAAGGTGCTTATTCCCTTGGATTTCTCTAAGCCTAAGCCTATAGCTCCGGCACCGGCTTTGGCCATATCGCCGAAAGCTGATAAGGATAACTCCACTGCAGAAGATACTGATCAGGGAGATTCAACAAAGGAGAATTCTGGGGCATTGAAGTTGCTTGGTGTGCAAGGAACAATGTTGGTGTCAATTGGTGTTGCTTTTGCTGCAGCACTAACGATTTTCAGTTGA
- the LOC112784912 gene encoding protein GRAVITROPIC IN THE LIGHT 1 produces METIGTKSVTKGRSNNKLSKTIQKVTSLNFASNNALFFLTTHETKAHHHQAKNKNEESKARTRRRAVMEALIARLFAGVTTIKASYAELQMAQQPYNNEAIQKADQAVVDELISISELKKRFLKKELNISSPQVTLMLAEVQEQQSLMKTFGITIQKLQSLVDTKDSEISSLKKQLHECTAFNKSLEKKLHSSGSLSKFESLHLSALNTTHFIHFLQHTLSSMKSFTKLMIKEMESSNWDLELAAKCIQPDAVFIKQRHQCYAFESFVNMTMFEGFNYQNFNVPSEPLQKHHNRNLYLENFKRHKSLNTKHYLSAHDPNSSFARFLKSKYLQVVHEKMECSFFGNLNHRKLLKLNNGGVPDSAFFVAFAEMAKRVWCLHCLALSLDEDVRIFQVKKNTRFSEAYMECEAEQVVSTSSEEVTDSDSGELRVGFTVVPGFMIGKSVIQSQVYLSPVS; encoded by the coding sequence ATGGAAACCATTGGAACGAAATCAGTAACCAAAGGtagaagcaataataaactgTCCAAGACAATCCAGAAGGTCACTAGTCTCAATTTTGCTTCAAACAATGCCCTTTTCTTCCTCACTACTCATGAAACCAAAGCACATCATCATCAAGCTAAGAACAAAAATGAAGAATCCAaagcaagaacaagaagaagagcgGTTATGGAGGCTCTTATTGCAAGGCTCTTTGCTGGTGTCACCACCATTAAAGCTTCCTATGCAGAGCTGCAAATGGCTCAGCAACCTTACAACAATGAAGCAATTCAGAAAGCTGATCAAGCTGTTGTTGATGAACTCATTTCCATCTCTGAGTTGAAGAAAAGGTTCTTGAAGAAAGAACTTAACATTTCATCACCACAAGTGACTCTCATGCTTGCAGAGGTTCAAGAACAACAAAGCCTAATGAAGACCTTTGGAATCACCATCCAAAAGCTCCAATCTTTGGTTGATACCAAAGATTCTGAAATCTCATCACTGAAGAAACAGCTtcatgagtgcactgcattcaaCAAATCGCTTGAGAAGAAGCTACACTCAAGTGGTTCATTATCAAAGTTCGAGAGTCTTCATCTTTCAGCACTTAACACAACACACTTCATCCATTTTCTTCAACATACTCTAAGCTCAATGAAGAGCTTCACCAAGTTGATGATCAAAGAAATGGAATCATCAAATTGGGATTTAGAACTAGCAGCCAAATGTATCCAACCAGATGCGGTTTTTATCAAACAAAGGCATCAATGCTATGCATTTGAATCCTTTGTAAACATGACAATGTTTGAAGGCTTCAACTACCAAAACTTCAATGTTCCAAGTGAACCACTTCAGAAACACCATAACAGAAACCTTTACTTGGAAAACTTCAAGAGGCACAAATCTCTGAACACAAAACATTACTTATCAGCACACGATCCAAACTCATCGTTTGCCAGATTCTTGAAATCCAAGTACCTTCAAGTGGTTCATGAAAAAATGGAGTGTTCCTTCTTTGGAAACCTTAACCATAGGAAGCTACTCAAACTCAACAATGGTGGTGTCCCAGATTCAGCTTTCTTCGTTGCTTTTGCGGAGATGGCAAAGCGTGTGTGGTGTTTGCACTGTTTGGCACTTTCTTTAGATGAAGATGTCAGAATTTTTCAGGTGAAGAAGAACACTAGATTCTCTGAGGCCTACATGGAATGTGAAGCAGAACAAGTAGTTTCAACCTCCTCAGAGGAAGTTACTGATTCCGATTCCGGCGAGCTTCGGGTGGGTTTCACGGTGGTTCCGGGTTTTATGATTGGAAAAAGTGTTATACAGAGCCAGGTTTACCTTTCTCCAGTGAGTTAG
- the LOC112786660 gene encoding fasciclin-like arabinogalactan protein 11, whose product MKITKQQQQQPLFFSVKFLLLSLALTTTTLAQLPPTQPAPSPPTTTAPSPGFSTVPLVPVSPSGAPIAAAPKAPTIDIIQILKKAKRFSVLIRLLETTQLINQLNSQLVTSGSGGLTLFAPEDTAFSKLKPGFLNSLSDRKKVELLQFHTLSSFISISNFDTLTNPVQTQAGDDPQRLQLNVTTYGGSQVSMTTGAVNASITGTVYTDSKLAIYQVDKVLLPLDVVLPAKAPAPAPGKAKADKTKPSSSSSSSSGEGKASPTEGSSNGGESKGMWMGVVLVVVVGVTTIIG is encoded by the coding sequence ATGAAGATcacaaaacaacaacaacaacaacctctCTTCTTTTCTGTCAAATTTCTACTGCTATCACTAGCACTCACCACCACCACCTTAGCCCAACTCCCCCCAACCCAGCCCGCTCCATCTCCGCCTACAACCACCGCACCATCCCCAGGATTCAGCACAGTCCCCCTTGTACCGGTTTCACCAAGCGGCGCACCCATCGCAGCGGCCCCAAAAGCCCCCACCATTGATATAATCCAAATCCTGAAGAAAGCAAAAAGATTCTCCGTCCTCATCCGCCTACTGGAAACCACACAACTCATCAACCAGCTCAACTCGCAGCTCGTAACTTCTGGTTCTGGAGGGTTAACCCTCTTTGCACCCGAAGATACCGCCTTCTCAAAACTCAAACCAGGGTTCTTGAACTCCCTGAGtgacagaaagaaggtggagtTGTTGCAGTTCCACACGCTCTCTTCCTTCATCTCTATCTCCAACTTCGACACGCTAACCAACCCGGTGCAGACGCAGGCCGGCGACGACCCTCAGAGGCTTCAGCTCAACGTAACCACCTACGGCGGCAGCCAGGTCAGCATGACCACCGGCGCCGTCAATGCCTCCATCACCGGAACCGTTTACACAGACAGCAAACTCGCCATATACCAGGTGGACAAAGTGCTTCTCCCTCTGGACGTAGTGCTTCCCGCCAAGGCTCCGGCACCGGCGCCAGGGAAGGCTAAGGCTGACAAAACCAAGCCATCCTCGTCGTCGTCGTCATCCTCCGGTGAAGGGAAGGCTTCGCCCACAGAAGGTTCATCAAATGGTGGTGAATCGAAGGGAATGTGGATGGGTGTTGTTCTTGTTGTCGTTGTTGGAGTGACTACTATAATAGGTTGA
- the LOC112782277 gene encoding protein STICHEL-like 4 isoform X2, translated as MTRAVRNRVLKDANGDVSDHLRNHIHLTNCIHLKNHMHKNSPILADRSLMRDLVVLQRSRSLRDPSASPQSWNSPSVVDMLFKKVENDVMLHGGRRSVGGERRKEGRRLSGTSPPLVSIGTSRVAPGDASRGNDGVPATSERSSKSGIGDGKRVGREESGRKSDRPDYVDVSQEQHLSQAAKTLSEDVASRHSESKGRKKHKGKNVRDVQVKTLSEQLNDIPLDSDDLASSNIHFRGRFPRQEKIIEEAEASVRGHGSRVKRRKFRSARRARVATASRDTGAENELSVASNSLAHGSAHQRYHSEEADEFLDGNVTRAPKNGCGIPWNWSRIHHRGKTFLDMAGRSFTCGLSDSRLRKGLNGNGRNISEMPVASEHSGSSTKSDAEAMPLLLDASGSTENACWSHDYSGELGLFGDNLFNRDIDSDLASEARSGDQHKLRGSRHGRHQSLTQKYMPRTFRDMVGQSLVSQALSNAVMRRKVGLLYVFYGPHGTGKTSCARIFARALNCNSSEHPKPCGFCNYCMAHDMGKSRNIREVGPVSNFDFESIMDLLDHMIVSQLPSQYRVFIFDDCDTLSVDCWNAISKVIDRAPRRVVFILVSSSLDVLPHIIISRCQKFFFPKLKDGDIIYTLQLIATKEGLDIDKDALKLIASRSDGSLRDAEMTLEQLSLLGQRISVPLVQELVGLISDEKLIDLLDLALSADTVNTVKNLRVIMETGVEPLALMSQLATVITDILAGTYDFTKERRRRKFFRRQPLSKEDMEKLRQALKTLSEAEKQLRMSNDKLTWLTAALLQLAPDQQYVMPTSSDNSFNHSPLDLNNSGVREATRINGNPVEISSKARQLSVDSRLENFHAGHSANGMTKDPSTEKRRLSVSASATQQTYSHMANKSRMNERQILSKNHKGIEEMWLEVLERIQVTGLREFLYKEGKLISVSFGAAPTVQLMFSSQMTKSTAEKFTGHILQAFESVLGTSVTIEIRCESTRDAGSAVQLPLTLPATDDSSSQIRELSGVSVARAHPRGEIIEEAASPAEHKNDAQQVDAHATSYRSVEGSSIGQASASQRNPIAESQRSGWSKRKAVSIAEKLELENLKLEPRSRSLLCWKASRATRQKLSRLKIRTRKPRALLKLVSCGRCLSSKSPR; from the exons ATGACTAGGGCTGTCCGCAATAGGGTACTCAAGGATGCGAATGGTGATGTCAGTGATCATCTACGCAATCACATACATTTAACAAATTGCATTCACTTGAAGAACCACATGCACAAGAACAGCCCTATCCTGGCTGATAGGTCCCTCATGAGGGACCTTGTTGTGCTTCAGAGGTCACGTTCACTCAGGGACCCTTCGGCCAGCCCTCAATCATGGAACTCACCTTCTGTGGTTGATATgcttttcaaaaaggttgaaaaTGATGTCATGCTCCATGGAGGAAGAAGGTCTGTGGGCGGGGAGCGCAGGAAGGAAGGGAGGAGGTTGTCCGGAACCTCGCCACCCTTGGTGAGCATAGGTACATCAAGAGTTGCTCCAGGTGATGCTAGTAGAGGCAATGATGGGGTGCCAGCAACTAGTGAGCGTAGTAGCAAGAGTGGAATTGGGGATGGGAAGAGAGTTGGGAGAGAAGAATCTGGTAGAAAGAGTGATAGGCCTGATTATGTGGATGTTAGTCAAGAACAGCATCTAAGTCAAGCTGCCAAAACTTTGTCTGAAGATGTTGCTTCAAGGCACTCTGAATCTAAAGGGAGAAAGAAACATAAAGGGAAAAATGTTCGAGATGTTCAAGTTAAGACCCTTTCTGAACAGCTTAATGATATTCCGTTGGATAGTGATGATTTAGCATCATCAAACATCCATTTTCGTGGAAGGTTTCCTAGACAAGAGAAAATCATTGAGGAGGCAGAAGCCAGTGTGCGTGGTCATGGAAGTCGGGTAAAGAGGCGTAAATTTCGAAGTGCAAGAAGAGCTCGGGTGGCTACAGCATCAAGAGATACTGGTGCTGAGAATGAATTGTCTGTGGCCTCCAACTCATTAGCTCATGGTTCAGCCCACCAGAGATATCACTCAGAGGAGGCTGATGAGTTCCTAGATGGAAATGTTACCAGGGCTCCAAAAAATGGTTGTGGTATTCCATGGAATTGGTCCAGGATTCATCATAGAGGTAAAACATTCCTTGACATGGCAGGGAGAAGTTTTACTTGTGGTTTATCTGACTCAAGGTTAAGGAAAGGGTTAAATGGCAATGGAAGAAATATTTCTGAAATGCCTGTGGCATCTGAGCACTCAGGATCATCTACTAAATCTGATGCAGAGGCAATGCCTTTATTACTTGATGCATCTGGGAGCACTGAAAATGCTTGTTGGTCCCATGACTATTCCGGGGAACTTGGTCTTTTTGGTGATAACTTGTTCAACCGTGATATTGATTCTGACCTTGCTTCTGAAGCTAGATCTGGTGACCAACATAAGTTGAGAGGGAGTCGTCATGGTAGACATCAAAGCTTAACACAAAAGTATATGCCGCGAACCTTCAGAGATATGGTTGGACAGAGTTTAGTGTCACAAGCTCTTTCGAATGCTGTAATGAGGAGAAAAGTTGGATTGTTGTATGTGTTTTATGGTCCCCATGGCACCGGAAAAACTTCCTGTGCCCGCATATTTGCCAGAGCATTGAATTGTAACTCTTCGGAACACCCGAAACCTTGTGGCTTTTGCAATTATTGCATGGCACATGATATGGGCAAGAGTAGAAATATAAGGGAAGTTGGCCCAGTCAGTAATTTTGACTTTGAGAGCATCATGGATCTTCTTGACCATATGATTGTATCCCAGCTCCCATCACAGTACAGAGTGTTCATTTTTGATGACTGTGATACTTTATCAGTGGATTGTTGGAATGCCATATCAAAGGTCATTGATCGAGCACCTAGACGTGTGGTTTTTATCCTTGTCAGTTCTAGTCTTGATGTCCTGCCTCATATAATAATATCCAGgtgtcaaaaattcttttttccaAAGCTGAAGGATGgagatattatatatacattGCAGTTGATTGCAACCAAGGAAGGTCTAGATATTGATAAGGATGCCTTGAAACTCATCGCATCAAGATCTGATGGATCGTTGAGAGATGCTGAGATGACCCTTGAACAACTTAGTTTGCTTGGGCAGAGAATATCTGTTCCTCTTGTTCAGGAACTG GTAGGGCTTATCTCTGATGAGAAATTGATTGATCTACTTGATTTGGCATTATCTGCTGACACAGTCAATACTGTGAAGAATTTGAGGGTGATCATGGAAACTGGTGTTGAGCCATTAGCTTTAATGTCACAGCTCGCCACAGTAATAACTGATATACTTGCTGGGACATATGACTTCACAAAAGAAAGGCGAAGAAGAAAGTTCTTCCGGAGACAGCCGT TGTCTAAAGAAGACATGGAAAAGCTTCGCCAAGCACTAAAAACATTATCTGAGGCTGAAAAGCAGTTGAGGATGTCCAATGATAAGCTTACGTGGTTGACAGCTGCATTGCTTCAACTTGCTCCTGACCAACAATATGTGATGCCTACTTCATCTGATAATAGCTTCAACCATAGTCCCCTAGATCTAAACAATTCTGGTGTGAGAGAAGCAACCAGAATAAATGGAAACCCTGTTGAAATTTCCAGCAAAGCAAGGCAATTATCAGTAGATTCTAGATTAGAAAACTTCCATGCGGGACACTCAGCTAATGGTATGACAAAGGATCCTAGTACAGAGAAAAGAAGACTCAGTGTGTCTGCTTCTGCCACTCAACAAACTTATTCCCATATGGCCAACAAGAGTAGAATGAATGAAAGGCAGATATTGAGTAAAAACCATAAAGGTATTGAAGAGATGTGGTTAGAGGTTCTTGAGAGGATTCAAGTTACTGGACTGAGAGAATTTTTGTATAAAGAAGGCAAGCTGATCTCTGTCAGTTTTGGAGCAG CTCCAACTGTGCAGCTAATGTTTAGTTCTCAAATGACCAAATCCACGGCTGAGAAGTTCACAGGTCACATTTTACAAGCATTTGAATCTGTCCTTGGAACATCTGTAACGATAGAAATTAGATGCGAGTCAACTAGAGATGCAGGCTCAGCTGTTCAACTTCCTCTTACATTGCCTGCTACTGATGATAGTTCGTCACAAATTAGAGAATTAAGTGGTGTCAGTGTCGCTCGAGCTCATCCAAGGGGTGAAATCATAGAAGAAGCAGCTTCTCCAGCAGAGCACAAGAATGATGCACAGCAAGTTGATGCTCATGCAACATCTTACAGAAGTGTAGAAGGTTCAAGTATAGGGCAAGCATCAGCTTCCCAAAGAAATCCAATA GCGGAAAGCCAGCGAAGTGGGTGGTCGAAACGCAAAGCAGTTTCCATTGCTGAAAAGCTTGAACTAGAGAATCT GAAACTGGAACCAAGATCAAGGAGCTTACTTTGCTGGAAAGCATCAAGAGCAACCCGTCAGAAG CTGTCCCGCTTGAAAATTCGAACCCGAAAACCAAGAGCATTGCTGAAGTTAGTCTCATGTGGGAGATGTCTCTCTTCAAAATCTCCAAGATAG
- the LOC112782277 gene encoding protein STICHEL-like 4 isoform X1, giving the protein MTRAVRNRVLKDANGDVSDHLRNHIHLTNCIHLKNHMHKNSPILADRSLMRDLVVLQRSRSLRDPSASPQSWNSPSVVDMLFKKVENDVMLHGGRRSVGGERRKEGRRLSGTSPPLVSIGTSRVAPGDASRGNDGVPATSERSSKSGIGDGKRVGREESGRKSDRPDYVDVSQEQHLSQAAKTLSEDVASRHSESKGRKKHKGKNVRDVQVKTLSEQLNDIPLDSDDLASSNIHFRGRFPRQEKIIEEAEASVRGHGSRVKRRKFRSARRARVATASRDTGAENELSVASNSLAHGSAHQRYHSEEADEFLDGNVTRAPKNGCGIPWNWSRIHHRGKTFLDMAGRSFTCGLSDSRLRKGLNGNGRNISEMPVASEHSGSSTKSDAEAMPLLLDASGSTENACWSHDYSGELGLFGDNLFNRDIDSDLASEARSGDQHKLRGSRHGRHQSLTQKYMPRTFRDMVGQSLVSQALSNAVMRRKVGLLYVFYGPHGTGKTSCARIFARALNCNSSEHPKPCGFCNYCMAHDMGKSRNIREVGPVSNFDFESIMDLLDHMIVSQLPSQYRVFIFDDCDTLSVDCWNAISKVIDRAPRRVVFILVSSSLDVLPHIIISRCQKFFFPKLKDGDIIYTLQLIATKEGLDIDKDALKLIASRSDGSLRDAEMTLEQLSLLGQRISVPLVQELVGLISDEKLIDLLDLALSADTVNTVKNLRVIMETGVEPLALMSQLATVITDILAGTYDFTKERRRRKFFRRQPLSKEDMEKLRQALKTLSEAEKQLRMSNDKLTWLTAALLQLAPDQQYVMPTSSDNSFNHSPLDLNNSGVREATRINGNPVEISSKARQLSVDSRLENFHAGHSANGMTKDPSTEKRRLSVSASATQQTYSHMANKSRMNERQILSKNHKGIEEMWLEVLERIQVTGLREFLYKEGKLISVSFGAAPTVQLMFSSQMTKSTAEKFTGHILQAFESVLGTSVTIEIRCESTRDAGSAVQLPLTLPATDDSSSQIRELSGVSVARAHPRGEIIEEAASPAEHKNDAQQVDAHATSYRSVEGSSIGQASASQRNPIVKSHLDRRKLREQGQSKSIVKTKVSLAHVIQQAESQRSGWSKRKAVSIAEKLELENLKLEPRSRSLLCWKASRATRQKLSRLKIRTRKPRALLKLVSCGRCLSSKSPR; this is encoded by the exons ATGACTAGGGCTGTCCGCAATAGGGTACTCAAGGATGCGAATGGTGATGTCAGTGATCATCTACGCAATCACATACATTTAACAAATTGCATTCACTTGAAGAACCACATGCACAAGAACAGCCCTATCCTGGCTGATAGGTCCCTCATGAGGGACCTTGTTGTGCTTCAGAGGTCACGTTCACTCAGGGACCCTTCGGCCAGCCCTCAATCATGGAACTCACCTTCTGTGGTTGATATgcttttcaaaaaggttgaaaaTGATGTCATGCTCCATGGAGGAAGAAGGTCTGTGGGCGGGGAGCGCAGGAAGGAAGGGAGGAGGTTGTCCGGAACCTCGCCACCCTTGGTGAGCATAGGTACATCAAGAGTTGCTCCAGGTGATGCTAGTAGAGGCAATGATGGGGTGCCAGCAACTAGTGAGCGTAGTAGCAAGAGTGGAATTGGGGATGGGAAGAGAGTTGGGAGAGAAGAATCTGGTAGAAAGAGTGATAGGCCTGATTATGTGGATGTTAGTCAAGAACAGCATCTAAGTCAAGCTGCCAAAACTTTGTCTGAAGATGTTGCTTCAAGGCACTCTGAATCTAAAGGGAGAAAGAAACATAAAGGGAAAAATGTTCGAGATGTTCAAGTTAAGACCCTTTCTGAACAGCTTAATGATATTCCGTTGGATAGTGATGATTTAGCATCATCAAACATCCATTTTCGTGGAAGGTTTCCTAGACAAGAGAAAATCATTGAGGAGGCAGAAGCCAGTGTGCGTGGTCATGGAAGTCGGGTAAAGAGGCGTAAATTTCGAAGTGCAAGAAGAGCTCGGGTGGCTACAGCATCAAGAGATACTGGTGCTGAGAATGAATTGTCTGTGGCCTCCAACTCATTAGCTCATGGTTCAGCCCACCAGAGATATCACTCAGAGGAGGCTGATGAGTTCCTAGATGGAAATGTTACCAGGGCTCCAAAAAATGGTTGTGGTATTCCATGGAATTGGTCCAGGATTCATCATAGAGGTAAAACATTCCTTGACATGGCAGGGAGAAGTTTTACTTGTGGTTTATCTGACTCAAGGTTAAGGAAAGGGTTAAATGGCAATGGAAGAAATATTTCTGAAATGCCTGTGGCATCTGAGCACTCAGGATCATCTACTAAATCTGATGCAGAGGCAATGCCTTTATTACTTGATGCATCTGGGAGCACTGAAAATGCTTGTTGGTCCCATGACTATTCCGGGGAACTTGGTCTTTTTGGTGATAACTTGTTCAACCGTGATATTGATTCTGACCTTGCTTCTGAAGCTAGATCTGGTGACCAACATAAGTTGAGAGGGAGTCGTCATGGTAGACATCAAAGCTTAACACAAAAGTATATGCCGCGAACCTTCAGAGATATGGTTGGACAGAGTTTAGTGTCACAAGCTCTTTCGAATGCTGTAATGAGGAGAAAAGTTGGATTGTTGTATGTGTTTTATGGTCCCCATGGCACCGGAAAAACTTCCTGTGCCCGCATATTTGCCAGAGCATTGAATTGTAACTCTTCGGAACACCCGAAACCTTGTGGCTTTTGCAATTATTGCATGGCACATGATATGGGCAAGAGTAGAAATATAAGGGAAGTTGGCCCAGTCAGTAATTTTGACTTTGAGAGCATCATGGATCTTCTTGACCATATGATTGTATCCCAGCTCCCATCACAGTACAGAGTGTTCATTTTTGATGACTGTGATACTTTATCAGTGGATTGTTGGAATGCCATATCAAAGGTCATTGATCGAGCACCTAGACGTGTGGTTTTTATCCTTGTCAGTTCTAGTCTTGATGTCCTGCCTCATATAATAATATCCAGgtgtcaaaaattcttttttccaAAGCTGAAGGATGgagatattatatatacattGCAGTTGATTGCAACCAAGGAAGGTCTAGATATTGATAAGGATGCCTTGAAACTCATCGCATCAAGATCTGATGGATCGTTGAGAGATGCTGAGATGACCCTTGAACAACTTAGTTTGCTTGGGCAGAGAATATCTGTTCCTCTTGTTCAGGAACTG GTAGGGCTTATCTCTGATGAGAAATTGATTGATCTACTTGATTTGGCATTATCTGCTGACACAGTCAATACTGTGAAGAATTTGAGGGTGATCATGGAAACTGGTGTTGAGCCATTAGCTTTAATGTCACAGCTCGCCACAGTAATAACTGATATACTTGCTGGGACATATGACTTCACAAAAGAAAGGCGAAGAAGAAAGTTCTTCCGGAGACAGCCGT TGTCTAAAGAAGACATGGAAAAGCTTCGCCAAGCACTAAAAACATTATCTGAGGCTGAAAAGCAGTTGAGGATGTCCAATGATAAGCTTACGTGGTTGACAGCTGCATTGCTTCAACTTGCTCCTGACCAACAATATGTGATGCCTACTTCATCTGATAATAGCTTCAACCATAGTCCCCTAGATCTAAACAATTCTGGTGTGAGAGAAGCAACCAGAATAAATGGAAACCCTGTTGAAATTTCCAGCAAAGCAAGGCAATTATCAGTAGATTCTAGATTAGAAAACTTCCATGCGGGACACTCAGCTAATGGTATGACAAAGGATCCTAGTACAGAGAAAAGAAGACTCAGTGTGTCTGCTTCTGCCACTCAACAAACTTATTCCCATATGGCCAACAAGAGTAGAATGAATGAAAGGCAGATATTGAGTAAAAACCATAAAGGTATTGAAGAGATGTGGTTAGAGGTTCTTGAGAGGATTCAAGTTACTGGACTGAGAGAATTTTTGTATAAAGAAGGCAAGCTGATCTCTGTCAGTTTTGGAGCAG CTCCAACTGTGCAGCTAATGTTTAGTTCTCAAATGACCAAATCCACGGCTGAGAAGTTCACAGGTCACATTTTACAAGCATTTGAATCTGTCCTTGGAACATCTGTAACGATAGAAATTAGATGCGAGTCAACTAGAGATGCAGGCTCAGCTGTTCAACTTCCTCTTACATTGCCTGCTACTGATGATAGTTCGTCACAAATTAGAGAATTAAGTGGTGTCAGTGTCGCTCGAGCTCATCCAAGGGGTGAAATCATAGAAGAAGCAGCTTCTCCAGCAGAGCACAAGAATGATGCACAGCAAGTTGATGCTCATGCAACATCTTACAGAAGTGTAGAAGGTTCAAGTATAGGGCAAGCATCAGCTTCCCAAAGAAATCCAATAGTTAAGTCTCACTTGGACCGCAGAAAGCTTAGGGAACAAGGTCAAAGTAAAAGTATTGTAAAAACTAAGGTATCTCTTGCTCATGTAATCCAGCAGGCGGAAAGCCAGCGAAGTGGGTGGTCGAAACGCAAAGCAGTTTCCATTGCTGAAAAGCTTGAACTAGAGAATCT GAAACTGGAACCAAGATCAAGGAGCTTACTTTGCTGGAAAGCATCAAGAGCAACCCGTCAGAAG CTGTCCCGCTTGAAAATTCGAACCCGAAAACCAAGAGCATTGCTGAAGTTAGTCTCATGTGGGAGATGTCTCTCTTCAAAATCTCCAAGATAG